The DNA region CATTGTAAGGCAGAGGGGCACCAAACACCATCCCGGACTGAATGTAGGAATTGGAAAAGACCATACCCTGTATGCCGAGGTTGATGGAACGGTTGAATTCAGGAAGAAAAGCGACGATAAGTCATTTGTGAATATCGTACCGCTGA from Bacteroidota bacterium includes:
- the rpmA gene encoding 50S ribosomal protein L27, which encodes MAHKKGAGSSNNGRESESKRLGVKIYGGQFAKAGNIIVRQRGTKHHPGLNVGIGKDHTLYAEVDGTVEFRKKSDDKSFVNIVPLSTENEA